ATTTCAACAGTCACTTGCCATTGCTTCCAGCATAAAGTAGTGATTCGGTTTGTCCATTTTCACTAGAGGTTTTCTTGCTCTTTGTCTTGTCCAAACGAGCCTTGCGGACAGCTTGTTGGATTTGTCTCTCATGCTCCTTGAGCATCTCGTCAAGGTTTCCTCCTAGAGGCATCAATGGTCCAGAGTATTGAATCCTATTCTTTTTGGCATTATAACCCTGACATCACAAACAAAATGGGATTAATGCAAAACTCCAGTGTCATATTGAATGATATGATGGGTATGTAATCCGCAAAAGCACTGTTTTCAAGCCATACAGCTAAAGatttaagataaataaaaatttacaactaAACTTTTTTGCTTTGCCAACAAAGAAGTGTTTGAATACCAAGGTTTTGGGTTTCAATTTGAAAACCATAAACTAAAGGCCATTGTATCAAGACAAACCACCAAGAAACATGATAAGTTCCATTCATACTTGTCTAATTTAATTCATCATTTATTTTCACTTAAAATTGATTGTGTATCTAGACTAGGTAGACATCCATGTGCAAACTCATGGAAAAATGCCATTAGGTGGTTCACTGAGgccttttttctttgaatttcagTCAAATGATAAACTAGAagatatcttttttatttttataagtggAAAACTAAAAGATATCTAGTATGATTAGAAGATAAATTGATTCTACCGTTCCAGACAGCTTTCCAGATGAGCGTTGATCTTTCTTATACAAAGACTTTGTTGGCCTATCCAGCAATTGGTGGGACCACTGACTCTTTTCAGAGCTCTCACTATCATCCAGATGTTTATATCGAACATTAAAATCTTCATCCGGCCAGTGTGAATCCACAGTAGTTTCTCCACCTCTATTTAACAGTGAATCACCTTGACTTGCTTCCTCACCATTTGCACCAGATCTCTGTCTTCTAATTTCTGCACCATTTGAACAACCAAGAGCTTGGCCAGGAACTGTAAGAGCCTCCTGGTCATTCTCATTCATATTGCGTGAAGATCCGAACGCAGTGGGGTTCATTGACTGGCCAGAATGGGAGAAAACATTTAGTGCTGTTCTTTTGGGAGGTTCAATAGGAAAGCCAGAGCCACCATCCTCTTCTGTATTATACTTCTCACTGGCACTTTTAGGGTTAGGCTGCAGTAGTCTCTTCTGTATTAGGCAATGACAGaatcattaaaaattaatttatatgacttttataatttttatacaaaTGTATATACACATAGAGCCACAGAAGTcatgtatataaataaatgtaatgtataatacatatataatttacaaGAATACCTGTATGGATGCCTGTAACTCAGCATTGGCATCTGGTGCAGGCATGGCTTTGGATTCTCTTAAACCACTTCTAGTTGATTCATGTTCACGCCCTACGCCACCATCTGCTTTTCGCCTGTTTGTCAAATGGACAACAGGGTAGTGTAGGTGTAAgcaagcaaaaaataaatcttcaaGACTaattattcaaacaaaaaagacaaccttttattgttaattttatgatgAGCTTAATGCACTGaggaatcaaaattttttattattatttataaatctaaCCTTATTAACACTAATTTCCACAGAAGATTTCAATTTACCCAAATTAATATGAAAAGCAAAATAAGGGTAACCATCACTGCCTTTGTCTTACAGTCCTATAAAAAGGCTGTACCAGATCTTAAGAAAAAAAGGGTTTAAATTGAATTAGATAATATACTATCAAGAAGTGACTAACCTTCTAGCTTCCTCATCTCGAAGCCTGACATCAAACTCCTTACTTGGTGCATACTTGGGCAAAGTTGAGGGATCGCAGGGAAGAGGCTTTGTTGTGAAGAACTGtaaaagaaaactcaagattATTTAACTGCCAGAATCAGCAGAATGGAATCATAAAGAAGGTTATCATGAAATTCCAAACTTCCAGTATTTatactaaatgaaaaattaaaaattaaaatgagcACCCAGTAAGGATAATAAAGGAACAATTAAAAAGTAAGATCAGTATCCCATGAACTTGCAACAAATGAACTCCTGGATGGGAGCACATGATGAAGGTTGCAACAATCACCTTTGTCATAATTAACTTCTGCCAAGCATTCCAATTATGGATGGAAAGAATGCAAGACAATCCCAAATAGAGCATAATTATGGTAAGAAAGCATACCGAACATTCTCAAACAAAATATCAAGGATACTTTGAACTACAAAGGATCCGAATGGTGATAAGTTAAACTGCCATTCAAGTCAATGTGTGAAAGGGTTCCAGTGAAGTCATTCTTGGAGAAAGCATAGAGAGTATTAACTAACAAGAAGGCTCACAACAGGAAAAGCTTTACCTAATGAAAATGTACAACCTGATTTTGAGAGCACCGGAAAAATCATATATACCTCACTCTGCAGCGCAGAAGATGCTGTTCCACGGCCCTCAGGTTCTATTGCAAGAAGGACCTCCAAGAGGGCCAATGCTGATGTAGGGAAGTCCTTGAAGGTCTCAGCAACAATACGCTTGTAAGGATGTTGAGGCTTGAAGATGGTCGCATGTGGCAGTTTTGATTTCTTCCAGTACTCTTCAGAAGGTGACCCACAAAGTTTGAATATCTTATGCAGTTGCTCAACCTATGAACAATAAGTAATATCATCATGATGCCAAAACATATAAGAGATACAAACAGTTTCATAGATGAAGGTTGGTAGATATCCATGCCAAGGGTTTCTTTTTCCCCCTTCTGTTAAGTTAGATATTCATGTCATGTTAGGCATGACATAAAGCATTGAGACCCACCAGCTGATAGTTGCATGTAATACACAATATATTGCACCAAAACATCATACTTAGATGTTCTAATGAAATAAGCCTTGCACGGTAAGCCCAGGTTCTTTTATTCAATGTGAAACTAAATAAGTGTGTCATGTAAAATGCATGGGTGAATATCATTTTACCACCATTTATAGGTACTTGCATGTCCCTGAAACTAGACGGTGACCCTAAGCAGTACAGATGAGGATCTCTTACACATTCATAATAGAAACAACTAAATGCTGATTAATATGGGTAATTAATCACTTTTATCTTAAAGGAAATGAATTGGACAAAGTAGACATTAAGAAAGGTGGCTTTTATCAATAAAGTTtgttattacctatcaaaaaaaaaaaaaaaaggaaaggcgGCTTCTGTACATTGCCTGCTGCATGAACTCCTAACCTACTTAAATAAACAGGTATCAGGCCAAGTTGAATTTCAAAGTAAACAATTGATCTTTCCATCAGTTTGAACATCAAAACAAAGTAAACCCACCATTGGCTTGTGCTCAAGCTGATGCATAAGGTGGTTGAATGCTATGTGGATACCATTTCCTAACACTTTCCTAGCGTGCATCACCTAAAAGCCCTTTTCGATGTTTCCTGGCATATTTAAACACCAAAATCGTACCACCTTAAAAGTAAAGCAAACCTCCTAAGGTTGCTTCTCTTGACATGGTAGAGATTCAGTACATCTATTTCAGTGTAAAGCACTTGCATATTTCTTAATATCCaagagaaagattaaaaaaaaaaaaagtacctcTGTTCTCCCTGGCATAATAGGCTTCCCAGCAAATAATTCTGCAAGAATGCAACCAGTACTCCACATATCCACAGAAACTCCATAGTCTGTAGCGCCAAGTAAAAGCTCAGGCGGTCGGTACCATAAAGTTACCACCCGACTTGTTAGAGGCTGCTTCTGATTAAAAAATGTTGCTAGCCCAAAATCACCGATCTTTAGATTGCCATTTTGGTCAATCAGAAGATTTGATCCCTTGATATCACGATGCAAAATACCATGACTATGACAATGgtcaagtccacaaagtagtTGTTGCATAAAGCATTTGATCTGCAGGCCGAAAGTGTAAATTTCAATATAAGAATATACAAAACacagaaataaaaacaagtCTTGCTTCAGTTGTGAAAAATagggaaaaagaaataaataattgccAAAATGAGAATGTATTATTGTGACAGCCAACACATGAAAAGAACTCACAGAGGCATGTACGGCCAGGTTGTCATTAAAAAAAGGATATTTCCACatacacacacccaaaaaaaaaaaagtactcccTCCATGCCATTTTCTTTGTCTAGTATTCCATTTTTTGTTGTCCCTAAATACTTGctccattttttctttataacaTAAGGTAATCAAAATACTTGACCAATTTTAAAAGCCAATGGTCATTTATTTACTTTCAATACCCCCTTACCCTTTGTTTTACTCaggtttaaaattttgaaagtttatATGGGCAACATTgaaaacttatatatttttctttgagaaacaAAGCATTAGATGATGTTCCTTGAAAATTTCTAAACTggacaaaaaaaagagacaaatgGAGTAACAATGGCTTTGTTTATTTTCACTAATATCTTCATTCAATAGTTTATTAAATCTGGTTTTAAGCAAGTAGGAATGCACCAGACACAAGACAAATTAATGCATAGAACCATTTTTTGGAACTAGTTTAATAGAATTGGCACATGATACTAGTAACAGAAAAAGTCAAATATCAATCAGGTTCATATGGAAGAATCAGAAGATAGCTTGGAGAACCTTCAAGGATTACTTCTTTTCCAGATTGGCAAAAGGTACACCCATACTTCCATGTGTTAAGTAGATAACTAAGTCAACTTACCTTCCACAACAAGAAAAGCCAAATAGATAACTAAGTccacataacttttttttttctttggataatttaatagttgggGGAGGGGAATTTGAACCCTGTTCATCTCTATTGGTAACAGCAAGAAgtgctagttgagctacaaggctcttggtaACCAAGTCCACGTAGCAATTTGAGGCAATATAACAAAACATGATATTTTTagaacaaatgaaaaataatctcAAGATTATGGAGTTGTTCATGTGAATACTCAACTGGCTTATCAAagaccgaaaaaaaaaaaatgcatcacATTATGCTTGACTCAGACAAATATTACATTATTATCATCAAGCTTTCATGGTCCATATCCATTTGATTAGCATGACAAACAAGGTACCTGCACTTCAGTGAATTTGATCTCAGTTGTTGCTGCAAGTCCTGCAAGATCATGCTCCATATATTCAAATATAAGGTATAAGCTTCCAGACACCCTCGAAGTAATCAGACCTTCAAGCTTCATCACATTTGGGTGATCAAGCCTACGCAATATAATAATTTCTCTTGCCATAAAACGTACACTTTCCGGATCCATATTTGCAAACCGCACCTTTTTCAATGCAACTAATCTGTTTGTTTCAAGATCACGAGCCTTGTACACACTGCTGTAAGTTCCTTGTCCAATCTGCATTATTGACGAGACACATCATTATAAAGAAAAGGGTAATAAGCCATAAACATGGGGTGTTTGCCCAAAATAGCATGCAAGGAGATTAGCAAACATAATAGACATCAAGAGGCAGAAAATTCAAAGATTGTATTAAACTAGTTGGATATTGTATCTTCTTTATGAAAATAACCCCTCTTTTTGGTGAAGACAACTGTTTGACGAGGGACATGAGTTTAATATAGCGCCTAACTATACCAGATTAGCACTTCAAT
This genomic stretch from Castanea sativa cultivar Marrone di Chiusa Pesio chromosome 1, ASM4071231v1 harbors:
- the LOC142619683 gene encoding putative serine/threonine-protein kinase At1g09600 isoform X2 — protein: MEASFRVQIKLIKFKTKWIGQGTYSSVYKARDLETNRLVALKKVRFANMDPESVRFMAREIIILRRLDHPNVMKLEGLITSRVSGSLYLIFEYMEHDLAGLAATTEIKFTEVQIKCFMQQLLCGLDHCHSHGILHRDIKGSNLLIDQNGNLKIGDFGLATFFNQKQPLTSRVVTLWYRPPELLLGATDYGVSVDMWSTGCILAELFAGKPIMPGRTEVEQLHKIFKLCGSPSEEYWKKSKLPHATIFKPQHPYKRIVAETFKDFPTSALALLEVLLAIEPEGRGTASSALQSEFFTTKPLPCDPSTLPKYAPSKEFDVRLRDEEARRRKADGGVGREHESTRSGLRESKAMPAPDANAELQASIQKRLLQPNPKSASEKYNTEEDGGSGFPIEPPKRTALNVFSHSGQSMNPTAFGSSRNMNENDQEALTVPGQALGCSNGAEIRRQRSGANGEEASQGDSLLNRGGETTVDSHWPDEDFNVRYKHLDDSESSEKSQWSHQLLDRPTKSLYKKDQRSSGKLSGTGYNAKKNRIQYSGPLMPLGGNLDEMLKEHERQIQQAVRKARLDKTKSKKTSSENGQTESLLYAGSNGK
- the LOC142619683 gene encoding putative serine/threonine-protein kinase At1g09600 isoform X1 yields the protein MGCICSKGFFPHEYIAENHVREKILKTKKAPKRLGPTMRREESVVEVDSIGSDFTTRLIANSSGEIPGSTPVLWNEGDKKVVVKEKLGRQQLQRRLTMDLGVSGAQLQPRLSRIGSLPHGERGAQVIAGWPSWLTAVAGEAINGWVPRKANSFEKLDKIGQGTYSSVYKARDLETNRLVALKKVRFANMDPESVRFMAREIIILRRLDHPNVMKLEGLITSRVSGSLYLIFEYMEHDLAGLAATTEIKFTEVQIKCFMQQLLCGLDHCHSHGILHRDIKGSNLLIDQNGNLKIGDFGLATFFNQKQPLTSRVVTLWYRPPELLLGATDYGVSVDMWSTGCILAELFAGKPIMPGRTEVEQLHKIFKLCGSPSEEYWKKSKLPHATIFKPQHPYKRIVAETFKDFPTSALALLEVLLAIEPEGRGTASSALQSEFFTTKPLPCDPSTLPKYAPSKEFDVRLRDEEARRRKADGGVGREHESTRSGLRESKAMPAPDANAELQASIQKRLLQPNPKSASEKYNTEEDGGSGFPIEPPKRTALNVFSHSGQSMNPTAFGSSRNMNENDQEALTVPGQALGCSNGAEIRRQRSGANGEEASQGDSLLNRGGETTVDSHWPDEDFNVRYKHLDDSESSEKSQWSHQLLDRPTKSLYKKDQRSSGKLSGTGYNAKKNRIQYSGPLMPLGGNLDEMLKEHERQIQQAVRKARLDKTKSKKTSSENGQTESLLYAGSNGK